The following nucleotide sequence is from Synechococcus sp. KORDI-52.
TCGGGGTGGTAGCCATGGGGGTGTTTAACGCCGCCATCGTTGGGATGGGGTTGGTGGCTGTTGGTGTCAACACCATGGGGGTGATCACCGCCGGCCCGATGAGCATGGGCTTGATTCAGCTTCGCTCCACCACCAATCCCCGCTACCTCGCCTATCCCAGTCGCGAGGAGGCGGAGGAACAGGCTCGACAACTTGGTTGTGAGGGCGTGCACCGCATGGGCGATCACTACTGGATGCCCTGCAACGAGCATCCCCAGTAAGCAGCCCGTGCGTTTGCTTCACAAAAGCTTCGGAAGACTTGTGTTGCTAACGCCTTTTCAGAGGCTGTGCTGCTGGCGACAGTGTGCAAAACAGGGCGCATCTGATGTCACCATCGTCGCCACGCCAGCGTGTTCAAACCCTGCTCAGTGCCCGATGGTTGGAGATGGGTGAAGTGTCATTGATGCATCACCGCCAGGTTCAGATCTTGCTGAACAGCTTGAGACGCGAAAAAGAACTGGTGTCTGTGCAGCTGATTGAGCTTCTGATGGCTGATCTCTACGACAAGGAATTTCGCTCCGAGTGATTCCGTGCTTCAGCTCTACCCCTGACACTTGGGGCAGATCGCACGCACGTTCAGGCTGGATTCAATGAGCTGAAATCCAACATGGGCGGCGGCAGCTGCCCCTGCTGCCAACACGGGTTCACTTTCGAATTCCTCGGTGCGGCCGCAGCGGATGCACACCACATGGTGATGTTGGCGGTGATCTTCTACGGCAAGCTCGAAACGTCGACCCCCTTCACTGAGTTCCAGCTCCTGGAGCAGCCCCATGTCGGCCAGCAGGCGTAGGGTGCGATACACGGTTGCCAGGGACACCTTCATCTCCAGTGCCGCCAGCTGCTGGTGCACCTCTTCAGCGCTGAGGTGGCAGCCGGAGCCACAGCGTTTGAACAGCTCAAGAACCCGTTTGCGCTGCGGGGTCAGGCGGCGTCCGCCCTGGTGCAGCCCCTGCTGCAGGGTGATGTCCGTTGCAGCAGGCGCGGAGGACGATGTCACAGCTTCTCCTCGCTCATTCTCAAGAGTAGGCCTTAATGAGAGTGCTGTCTCGCCCTCGGGACAGAGCCCTGGTCGGATCCCATCGGTTGCCGATCAGGGCGATGAATGTTGGTGATAGCGTCCGCCGGCGCTGTTGTTCTGGTCGATGGAAACCCACGTGCTCACCTTCACCATCACCAAGTCATTTGCTGAATGGGTCATCACCTATGACGCATCCCTGCCGCTTCAGAACATCGCTGGCATCACCTCGCTCTACCGGGGAGTCAGCAAGGACGACCCCACCAAGGTGTGTGCGGTGATGCAAGCTGCTCCAGGTGTGATGGAGCAATTCATCGCCGACAACACCGACATGATTGCGGCTTCGGGGCACGTGATTGAGAGCACCGTGAGTCAGGTGTTCCTCGCCAGCTGATGGCCTGGCGTCCTGCCCGGGCCTGGACCAGCCAGCTCCCGGTGGCCGGGTACCGCCATTTCGAGCTGATCACGCAAGGCGGCCGTGGTCCGCTGCGGTGGGTTGAGTTGGCGGCTGTGCTGGCTCCGTCGCATCGCGAGCGTGTGCTCTGGAGTGAGCTCAGGGATCCAACCCGTTGGAGCAGCGGCTGGCAGTCCATTTCGGAGAGTGATGAGGATTCTTCAACTCAGTGATCCACACCTGGTGGCCGCTGATCAGGGGCTGGTGCGGAGACGGCCGGCCCTGGCTCACTTCGAGCGAGCTCTCCAGGTGGGTGGCGCCTTGAACCCCGATCTGGTGCTGGTGACGGGGGACCTTTGCCAGGACGAAAGCTGGGGTGGTTATGCCCGGCTGCGGCGGGCCCTGATCCAACACGTGCGCTGCTCGGTGGCTCTGCTGCCCGGCAACCACGATCACCCGCTGCTGCTTGATGCGGTGTTGGGGAGAACCTGGACGACGGCTCCCGCAGATCTGTTGGTGCAAGGCGTGAGAGTGTTGCTGCTGAGCAGCCATCGGGTGGGTTCAGCTGCCGGTGCGCTCGGCTCGCTTCAGCTCCAGTGGCTGGCGCAGCGCCTGCAGTGCCCGGAGCGCCGTGATCTGCCCCTGGTGGTCGCTCTTCACCATCCACCGATCCCCATCGGCGATGCCGGTATGGATGCGATCAGGCTCCTCGATCAGGCATCTCTTGAGAAGCTGTTGCGTCCTCATCGGGTCCTGCGGGCGGTGCTGTTTGGACACATCCACCAGCATTGGCAGGGCTCCTGGGCCATGCGGCCTGACGTGTTGCTGCTCGGATGCCCTTCCACGCTATGCAGTTTCAAAGCGGTGCAGCCCTGCCCCCTTGGTCGTGCCGATGATCCGGGGGGCAGGTTGCTCGATCTGACGCCTGATGGAGCCGTTCAGCACCGGGTGCTGCGCTGGAGCAGCGTCTGAATTCAGCCCATTCCCTTCTGCGACTCGCGGAAGGCCTTGAGTTTGTCGATGTCCTTCTCTTCGTCGATGGAATAGTCCGTCAGGATTAAGGCCTTGCCGATGGTCCCGAGGGCATACTCGATCCGGTCGAGATCGCGGCGTCCGTCGTCATCCAGTCGTGCTGCACGAATTACCTCAGGGCGCAGCTGGTCGGCCAGCTGCTCCAGCGCCGCTGCGATCGCTTTGGCCTGCTGAAGCGGCTCGGAGTCACCCATGAATCCTGAACAGATGCAATCGGAAGACTCTGACAGTTCTCGTCAGAAGCCCTTGGCCGTGGGCCGCTGACTCGAGAGCGAGACGTTGCCCAGGGGTTGTTGCTGGGGGGCGGGCTGCTGCATCGCTGTGGGCGGAACACCGGGGGCCGCCACCACATTGAACGCCAGCGACCAGCGTTCCCCATCTCCGCGGAAAGGCATCACCGAATGGGGTTGCCAGGCCGGGAACACATAGAAATCACCGGGCACAGGCAGCACGTAGTGCGCCATGCCGGTACGGAATGACTGAATGTGCCAGTCTTCCGGGCCGTGGAAGCAAAGTTGGCCGTCAAAACTGTTGGCGTTGATCTGCGGTGGCACCTTCAGAAAGATCACTCCAGAGAAGCTGCCGCCGTGGGTGTGGGTGGGGTTGTAGTCACCGGCCGTCTGGCAATTGAGCCAGAGGTCAATCATCTGCAGGCGGTAGCGACCGGGAACCCAAGGGCCGCGCCCCTGGGGAGGCTGACGATCCATCACATGGCGGATCCAGCGATCACAGGCCGGCAGCAGGTGATTGTTGCTGAGCTCCTGCACGCCGGGTTGATCAGGCCTCAGTTCGCGCTGCTGACGCAGTTGACCCGCCAGCTTCGCTGAAGCATCGGGGCTGGACTCAGGATGGGCGAGAACGCTTTCGCTCAGCCCAATCAGCTGTTGGAGCAGAGGATCTGGAAGGGTGTCCCGAAGGATGGAGCGGGGAAACAGATCGAGAACGTCCACCAAAGCTTGGTCTGCTGCAGGCCATCGTGGCAGCCCCAAAGTGGGTGCACCGTTCATGATGATCCTGATGCTGCGCCACGTCCTCCTGGTGCCTGTGCTGCTGGGCAGCGGCGTTGCTGCAACGGCTGCTGATCTCCCTGGGCAACAGGGGCCAACGACGGCGCTGCTGCAGGGCGGTCCACTGCAGCTCAGCACCCGTCGTACGGCCGAGCTGTTCCCGGACGGCAACCGCATCTGGAAGGTTGAACTGCATCGCGGCCCGCGTTTGCTGGCCAGCTGGCCAGCGGCCAGTGGTGTGGCCCGGCGCCAGAGTGCTGATCGCCGCTGGAGCCCCGGCAATGCAGCCCCTTTGCCCGCTGGTGTGTACAGCCTGGGGCGTCCGGAACCGTGGGGAAATGATCTGTGGTTTGACCTGACCCCTCGCTTCGACACCACCCGAAGTGCTCTGGGCATCCACCGCTGTTATCCCGGCACGGGTTGCATCTGCATGCCCGAGAGAGCTGATATCGACGCACTCGCCAGTTGGGTCAAGGCGTCTGGGATTCGGACGTTGCAGGTGTTGAACTGATCGCTGGGCCTTGAGGTGCAGCAGTCCCAGGTCGGTGTGGAGGCGTCGTGGATGACCGTTCGTCCTTAAGAGAATTGGACACGTGTCGATCAACACTGGTTCATCCGTCAAGGTGGTCATGTGGTCGAATCGCTCCGGTGGTGCATCACCGTCGACCACACAACATTCCTGAATCACCTTCGTCTGGGTGGCCTGGAGCACCTTCGTTCCGCCTGGGGCTCAGTACAACTGAGGTCATCCACCAGATGGATCGGATTCATGGTCGTCAGCGTCTGGATGATCGTCGGCTTTCTGTTGGCGGCCTATTCCGTTGTGGCGAACGACTCGCTCCAGACCCTCGGCACCTACCTTTCCTCCAACCGGAATCGCACGCCGAAGCTGACGCAGATGCTGTTCATCTGCACGGTGACGTGTGGAGTTCTGCTGTTGGGCTGGGTGCTCAACAACGGTGATCCCGCCTGGGGGCGGCTCACTGTCCCAGGCAAAGAATTTCCGTGGCCTGAGCCCTTCACCTGGGTCTACTTGCTTCCACCGCTCGCTGTCGTGGCCCTGACTCAGTGGGGGGCACCGGTGAGCACCTCGTTTCTGGTGTTGTCATCGTTCATGCCGGCCAACATCGGGAGGCTGCTCAGCAGCTCTCTGACGGGGTACGGTCTTGCTTTCGGGGTGGGCCTGGCGGCCTACATCCTCGGGTTGTGGTTGCTCGAGCGATGGGTGTTCTGCCGTACCCGGGACGGCGACGACCCCAGCACAGTCTGGTACGGCCTGCAGTGGTTCTCCACCGGGTTTCTCTGGTGCATGTGGCTGGTACAGGATCTGGCCAATATCTTTGTATTCCTGCCGCGCCAGTTGAACCTCGTTCCGATGCTCATCTGCACGTTGGTGCTCTGCGTTGGTCTCTGTGTTCTGGTGGCCACCGGGGGTGGGCCGATCCAGGCTGTGCTCCGCACCAAGACCAACACGTCTGACCTGCGTTCGGCCACGCTGATCGACTTGTTGTTCGGTCTCTGCCTGCTCTACAAGGCCTTCCTCTCCAGCTTCCCCCTCAGCACCACTTGGGTGTTTTTAGGCCTGATCGGCGGCCGTGAGTTGGCCTTGCGGATCAAGCAACAAACATCAGACGTTCTGTTCACCAGCCGGGAGTCGGGCAGCCTGGCCAGAGTCATTGGCACGGATCTTTGGAAAGCTGCCGTCGGCGTTGTGGTGAGCGTGGGGATCGCCCTCAGCATCCATCCCCTCGCTCAGATCACTGCAGGTTGACCGCTTAATCCCATGGCATCGTTCGGCTCCATGTCCAGAGATTCCAGTGGTCGCTTTCGGGCCAGCAAGGAACCCAAGGCCAAGCCGGTGCAGGTTTGGTTGAAGCCCGATGTTCTGGAGCGGCTTGACACCTACTGCGCGTTTTATGGGATTGGGCGTGGTAAGGCCATCGGTCATCTGCTCCAAGGTGCTCTGCCTGATCCCAATTGGTTACCCCCGGTGATCGATTTGCTCAAGGACGCTGAGCCGGTTGTTGAGGGAGACAACCGGCTTCCCCATCCCCAAAATGAGCAGAGTGAGGCGTCGAAGCCGGCGCCTCGTTTCCAAGCGGGCGATCGTGTGGGGAACAAGGCCAGCGGTCGTTGCGGTGTGATTGATGATGAGCCCCTGCTGTGGATCGAGCCCGGTCCATGGCCCACCGGAATGCCCAGGGAAGGGCACTGGAGTTATTCCGTTGCCTGGGACGGTGAGCTGGGATTGACCATCCGATATGCCGAAGATCTGCTGGAGCCAGAGGATGCGGCCCCAGTTGATTGATCCTGTGGTCAGCGGATCGATCCATGGCTAGGGCTGAGAGGGATGAGGCCCACCATGGGACGTTTTGTTCTCTTGTCGCTCCTGTTGCCCTGGTTCATGGGTGGGTCGGCGTTGGCGCGCCCTGAGCCGCAGCTCAGTGCCAGACAGACCATCCTCGAGGCGAACCGGCATCTGATCGCCGATGGTTGGCGACCCGCCCCCGAAAAAAAACCAACGCCAGAGGAGCGGCGCTGGTCGTCTGTTGCGCTCAAAAGCCTGTCGGCCTGTTCTGGTACTGGGGTTGGCTTCTGCCGTTTTGACTACCGCCGTGATCTTCAGCGGCTGTCGGTGGTGACGGTGCCCAGTGAACCCGGGCGCCCGTCCGTCGGTCGCGTTGAACGTTGGTGGTGATCAGGGGTTCAGAGGCTGCTCCCGCCAGAGCGTGTCTGCGTTCCAACGCGTTCGTTGATGGGGATGGGGCCCCAGGTTGAGGCGCTCAACGGTGTTCACCCGCATTTGTAGCACCACGAAATGCTCCGGCAGTTTTGCGGTTTCACGGAGCCGTTCTGGGAAATCCGCGGATGGATCCAGAGGATCCGCTGGTGTCGGCCAGCCCCAGACAGCGCGCCCCGTCTCGGACAGCTGTTGCCAGCGCTGCTGACAGAGCTCAGGTTGCTCGGAGGCTGGTATCAGCTCCACCAGGCCCCGTAGCCGGTATTGCTGGCGGGCTTTGGGGAACAACCAGCACAGTTCAGAGGCTGCAACGTCAGCGAGTTCCTTCACTTTTTCGCTGCGCTGATCGCTGAACAGTTCAAGCAGGTCTGCCCCGGCCCAGCCGCGGAACACCAGGGTCCTCACCCGGGGCGCTCCGTCCCGTCCGGTTGTCGCCAGTTGCACCCAGCGGGCGGCAACGGAGCGTCCCTCCCGCTGCATGGCTGCCCGCAGCAGCGGTCTCCAGGGGGGGATGGCCTCAGTCATGGCCTCAGGGATGGCAGATCGAACAAGCGAGCCTGCTCGGCAGCAGCACGCACCACGATGGCGTGGCGCTGCACCAGGGGGGTGAGGGCGTCATAGCCGCCGCCGATCACCGTCGCGGTTGGAATCCTGCGGCGGAGGCAGGCATCGAGCACGAGTCGGTCCCGCATCTTCAATCCCGCATCGCTGAGGACCAGTCGGCCGAGCCGATCATCGCGATGGGGATCGACCCCTGCGTTGAACAGCACCAAATCCGGCGCGATGGTGTCCAAGGCATCAGGCAACCGGTCAGCAATGGCAGCGAGATAATCGTCATCACCGGTGCCATCGGCAAGCGGAATGTCGATATCCCCCTGCACTTTGCGCAAGGGAAAATTGCTGGCGGCGTGCACCGAAAGGGTGGTCACCCTGGGATCGTCTTGGAAACAGGCTGCTGAACCATCCCCCTGGTGCACGTCGAGATCGACGATCAGAATTCGCTTCACCTCCCCCATCCTCAGCACAACCCTTGCAGCGACTGCACAGTCGTTGAAGATGCAGAAGCCGCTCCCGTAGTCGGGATGGGCATGGTGGGTGCCCCCCGCCAGGTGACAGGCCAGTCCACGCTGAAGAGCCAGGCGTGCCGTCAGCAGGGTGCCGCCCACCGCGAGCCAGGTGCGTTGCACCAGCGGTCGTGTCGCTGGAAGCCCGATGCGACGTTGCTCCGGGCGGGTCAAGCGGTCGCGGCTGAAGGCTTCGTGATAACTGCGTGGATGCACGCACTCCAGATCTTTGCGGGCGATGCTCAGGGGGCGATGCACCTGATCGGGCTGGATCACGTTCTGCTCCAGCAGGAGTTGATGCAGCAGCCTGAATTTCGCCATCGGAAAACGATGGGTGCTTGGAAGCGGCGCGGAGTAATGCGGGTGGTAGACGACCGGTAGCGTCAAGGAGCTGGTCTCACCCAGGAGGTTTCAGCCCCA
It contains:
- a CDS encoding GLTT repeat protein; this translates as MTEGGHCGSKPKRIAIGVAPLGTISIGIVPMGVICIGVVPMGVVSIGVVAMGVFNAAIVGMGLVAVGVNTMGVITAGPMSMGLIQLRSTTNPRYLAYPSREEAEEQARQLGCEGVHRMGDHYWMPCNEHPQ
- a CDS encoding Fur family transcriptional regulator, producing the protein MTSSSAPAATDITLQQGLHQGGRRLTPQRKRVLELFKRCGSGCHLSAEEVHQQLAALEMKVSLATVYRTLRLLADMGLLQELELSEGGRRFELAVEDHRQHHHVVCIRCGRTEEFESEPVLAAGAAAAAHVGFQLIESSLNVRAICPKCQG
- a CDS encoding DUF3764 family protein; translation: METHVLTFTITKSFAEWVITYDASLPLQNIAGITSLYRGVSKDDPTKVCAVMQAAPGVMEQFIADNTDMIAASGHVIESTVSQVFLAS
- a CDS encoding TIGR02450 family Trp-rich protein; protein product: MAWRPARAWTSQLPVAGYRHFELITQGGRGPLRWVELAAVLAPSHRERVLWSELRDPTRWSSGWQSISESDEDSSTQ
- a CDS encoding metallophosphoesterase, which codes for MRILQLSDPHLVAADQGLVRRRPALAHFERALQVGGALNPDLVLVTGDLCQDESWGGYARLRRALIQHVRCSVALLPGNHDHPLLLDAVLGRTWTTAPADLLVQGVRVLLLSSHRVGSAAGALGSLQLQWLAQRLQCPERRDLPLVVALHHPPIPIGDAGMDAIRLLDQASLEKLLRPHRVLRAVLFGHIHQHWQGSWAMRPDVLLLGCPSTLCSFKAVQPCPLGRADDPGGRLLDLTPDGAVQHRVLRWSSV
- a CDS encoding putative 2OG-Fe(II) oxygenase, which encodes MNGAPTLGLPRWPAADQALVDVLDLFPRSILRDTLPDPLLQQLIGLSESVLAHPESSPDASAKLAGQLRQQRELRPDQPGVQELSNNHLLPACDRWIRHVMDRQPPQGRGPWVPGRYRLQMIDLWLNCQTAGDYNPTHTHGGSFSGVIFLKVPPQINANSFDGQLCFHGPEDWHIQSFRTGMAHYVLPVPGDFYVFPAWQPHSVMPFRGDGERWSLAFNVVAAPGVPPTAMQQPAPQQQPLGNVSLSSQRPTAKGF
- a CDS encoding L,D-transpeptidase; amino-acid sequence: MLRHVLLVPVLLGSGVAATAADLPGQQGPTTALLQGGPLQLSTRRTAELFPDGNRIWKVELHRGPRLLASWPAASGVARRQSADRRWSPGNAAPLPAGVYSLGRPEPWGNDLWFDLTPRFDTTRSALGIHRCYPGTGCICMPERADIDALASWVKASGIRTLQVLN
- a CDS encoding pyridoxamine 5'-phosphate oxidase family protein, which codes for MTEAIPPWRPLLRAAMQREGRSVAARWVQLATTGRDGAPRVRTLVFRGWAGADLLELFSDQRSEKVKELADVAASELCWLFPKARQQYRLRGLVELIPASEQPELCQQRWQQLSETGRAVWGWPTPADPLDPSADFPERLRETAKLPEHFVVLQMRVNTVERLNLGPHPHQRTRWNADTLWREQPLNP
- a CDS encoding histone deacetylase, coding for MTLPVVYHPHYSAPLPSTHRFPMAKFRLLHQLLLEQNVIQPDQVHRPLSIARKDLECVHPRSYHEAFSRDRLTRPEQRRIGLPATRPLVQRTWLAVGGTLLTARLALQRGLACHLAGGTHHAHPDYGSGFCIFNDCAVAARVVLRMGEVKRILIVDLDVHQGDGSAACFQDDPRVTTLSVHAASNFPLRKVQGDIDIPLADGTGDDDYLAAIADRLPDALDTIAPDLVLFNAGVDPHRDDRLGRLVLSDAGLKMRDRLVLDACLRRRIPTATVIGGGYDALTPLVQRHAIVVRAAAEQARLFDLPSLRP